The following coding sequences are from one Campylobacter sp. RM16187 window:
- the msrB gene encoding peptide-methionine (R)-S-oxide reductase MsrB: MKKIVAALLVAAVSTWAKGAEMGNKSIVLAGGCFWGTEAYLKQLPGVKSTYVAYANSKVPNPSYQQVSYGNTNAAEAVYVEYDEYVIDLAHLLKYFFYTIDPTSLNKQGNDRGTQYRTGIYFTDPKDEAEILEFIKNKQKEYSKPIVVEVMPLQNISKAEEYHQDYLTKNPNGYCHVTFESLPPKDAVLSSKKKEAKMDMEKLKDYKNKDDKQLKGELSDLAYDVVKNSATERPFTSELNDEKREGIYVDITNNQPLFSSYDKFNSGSGWPSFTKPIDGSLLGEVADNSYGMRRVEVRTSLSDSHLGHVFDDGPRDKGGLRYCINGAALKFIPKEDMEKEGYGYLIPYLEEQAKAAKAK; this comes from the coding sequence ATAAAAAAAATTGTTGCGGCTCTACTTGTCGCAGCCGTATCAACATGGGCAAAAGGAGCCGAAATGGGAAATAAGAGCATAGTTTTAGCAGGAGGGTGCTTTTGGGGCACAGAGGCTTATCTTAAGCAGCTTCCGGGAGTAAAGAGCACATACGTAGCATACGCAAACTCAAAAGTGCCAAATCCAAGCTACCAGCAAGTAAGCTACGGCAACACAAACGCCGCTGAGGCCGTATATGTCGAGTATGATGAGTATGTTATCGATTTGGCTCATCTGCTTAAGTATTTTTTCTATACGATTGATCCGACCAGCTTAAACAAGCAAGGCAACGACCGCGGAACTCAGTATAGAACGGGAATTTACTTTACAGATCCAAAAGATGAGGCTGAAATTTTAGAGTTTATAAAAAACAAGCAAAAAGAGTATAGCAAGCCGATAGTTGTCGAGGTTATGCCGCTGCAAAATATCAGCAAAGCAGAGGAGTATCATCAAGACTACTTAACTAAAAATCCAAACGGATACTGCCACGTGACATTTGAGAGCTTGCCTCCAAAAGACGCGGTGCTAAGCAGTAAAAAGAAAGAGGCGAAAATGGATATGGAAAAACTAAAAGACTATAAAAATAAAGACGATAAACAACTTAAAGGAGAGCTTAGCGACTTGGCTTATGATGTTGTGAAAAACTCAGCCACCGAAAGACCGTTTACAAGTGAGCTAAACGACGAAAAGCGCGAGGGAATTTATGTAGATATCACAAACAATCAACCGCTTTTTTCATCTTATGACAAATTTAACTCAGGATCCGGTTGGCCAAGCTTTACTAAGCCGATAGATGGCTCCTTGCTTGGCGAAGTGGCCGATAATAGCTACGGCATGAGAAGGGTTGAGGTGCGCACAAGTCTTTCTGACTCGCACCTTGGACACGTTTTTGACGATGGTCCAAGAGATAAGGGCGGGCTAAGATACTGCATAAACGGCGCTGCGCTTAAATTTATCCCAAAAGAGGATATGGAAAAAGAGGGTTATGGCTACTTGATACCGTATCTTGAAGAGCAGGCTAAAGCCGCAAAAGCAAAATAG
- a CDS encoding ABC-F family ATP-binding cassette domain-containing protein, with protein MVEIKNLVMRFNAQLLFEDVNLKLNRQNRYGLIGANGAGKSTFLKILSGELEANSGDIIIENGLRVGTLGQDQFAFENFTIKDAVLYGNKRLYDAVKEKEKLYMSEEFTDEINERLGVLEMITAEEDPSYEYETRIEKILSSLGFSDFDKLMSEVENSDKFKVLLAQVLFPKPDILFLDEPTNNLDIESIKWLENELNRHEGTMVVISHDRHFINAVCTHILDVDFKRIREFTGNYDDWYIASTLVAKQHEMERDKKLKEKEELEKFIARFSANASKARQATSRQKQLSKLDIEEIKVSSRRDPSILFRTKRDIGNEILEVRSISKKFDKTLFENFSFKLEKNDKVAIIGANGVGKSTLCKIIIGEVKPDSGDIHIGATIEPSYFAQDTTNKISGDLKLYEWLQDEKNKDLDEIRKCLGRMLFSGAEQEKSVSALSGGEKHRLMLSKIMLDRGNLLILDEPNNHLDLEAIIALGEALYKFSGNVICVSHDRELIDAFANRIIHLKGDGEIVDFKGTFEEYMEQLEAGV; from the coding sequence ATGGTTGAGATTAAAAATTTAGTTATGAGATTTAACGCGCAGCTTCTGTTTGAAGATGTAAATTTAAAGCTAAATCGCCAAAACAGATACGGACTCATCGGTGCAAACGGAGCCGGCAAATCAACGTTTTTAAAGATTTTATCAGGCGAACTTGAGGCAAATTCAGGCGACATCATCATCGAAAACGGTCTTCGTGTAGGCACGCTCGGACAAGATCAGTTTGCATTTGAAAATTTTACTATCAAAGACGCCGTTTTATACGGCAACAAGCGCCTTTATGACGCGGTTAAAGAGAAAGAAAAGCTTTATATGAGCGAGGAATTTACTGATGAGATAAATGAGCGCCTGGGCGTTTTAGAGATGATAACGGCTGAAGAAGATCCAAGCTATGAGTATGAAACAAGGATAGAAAAAATTCTAAGCTCGCTTGGCTTTAGCGACTTTGATAAGCTTATGAGCGAGGTTGAAAACTCTGATAAATTTAAGGTGCTTTTGGCTCAAGTGCTCTTTCCAAAGCCTGATATTTTATTTTTAGACGAGCCAACCAACAACCTTGATATCGAAAGCATAAAATGGCTTGAAAACGAGCTAAATCGCCACGAAGGCACGATGGTTGTTATAAGCCACGACCGCCACTTTATAAATGCCGTTTGCACGCATATTTTAGATGTTGATTTTAAGAGAATTCGCGAATTTACGGGCAACTACGACGACTGGTATATCGCATCAACCCTCGTTGCAAAGCAGCATGAGATGGAGCGCGATAAGAAGCTCAAAGAAAAAGAGGAGCTTGAGAAATTTATCGCCAGATTTAGCGCAAACGCAAGCAAAGCTCGCCAAGCTACAAGCCGTCAAAAGCAGCTAAGCAAGCTTGATATAGAAGAGATCAAAGTCTCAAGCAGACGCGATCCAAGCATACTTTTCCGTACTAAACGCGACATAGGAAATGAAATTTTAGAAGTGCGAAGCATAAGCAAAAAATTTGATAAAACGCTTTTTGAAAATTTTAGCTTTAAGCTTGAAAAGAACGACAAGGTAGCCATTATCGGCGCAAACGGTGTGGGCAAAAGCACGCTTTGTAAGATTATAATTGGCGAGGTTAAGCCAGATAGCGGCGATATCCACATAGGAGCAACTATCGAGCCAAGCTACTTCGCGCAAGATACGACAAATAAAATCTCAGGCGATCTAAAGCTATACGAATGGCTGCAAGATGAGAAAAACAAAGACTTAGACGAGATTAGAAAGTGTCTTGGTAGGATGCTATTTAGCGGCGCAGAGCAGGAAAAATCAGTAAGCGCGCTAAGCGGAGGTGAAAAACACCGATTAATGCTTAGTAAGATCATGCTTGATCGCGGAAATTTGCTGATATTAGATGAGCCAAACAACCACCTTGACCTCGAGGCGATCATCGCTCTTGGCGAGGCGCTTTATAAATTTAGCGGAAATGTTATCTGCGTAAGCCACGACAGAGAGCTTATTGACGCCTTTGCAAACCGCATTATCCACCTTAAAGGAGATGGCGAGATCGTTGATTTTAAAGGCACGTTTGAAGAGTATATGGAGCAGCTTGAGGCCGGAGTTTAA
- a CDS encoding low molecular weight protein-tyrosine-phosphatase, which yields MRPEFKCMIKVLFVCHGNICRSTMAESLFTHIVAQRALASKFEIASAGTSSEEIGNPVHHGTQTQLKQNGVAVVPHRAVQMKKSDIDYYDHIIAMDTANIKNIERIAGFKSPKVTKLLSFAGSSDDVADPWYTGDFETTFKDIKMGLEGFLSALKF from the coding sequence TTGAGGCCGGAGTTTAAGTGCATGATAAAGGTTTTGTTCGTATGTCACGGCAATATCTGCAGAAGCACGATGGCTGAGTCGTTATTTACTCATATAGTAGCGCAGCGCGCTTTAGCGAGCAAATTTGAGATAGCTTCAGCCGGCACAAGTAGCGAAGAGATCGGTAATCCCGTTCATCACGGCACTCAAACACAACTAAAGCAAAACGGCGTAGCAGTCGTGCCTCATAGAGCGGTGCAGATGAAAAAGAGCGATATAGACTACTACGACCACATAATCGCAATGGACACGGCAAATATAAAAAATATCGAGCGTATCGCGGGATTTAAAAGCCCAAAAGTTACAAAGCTGCTGTCATTTGCAGGTTCTAGTGATGATGTCGCTGATCCTTGGTATACAGGCGATTTTGAAACTACATTTAAAGATATCAAGATGGGCTTAGAAGGGTTTTTGTCCGCTTTAAAATTTTAG
- the tupA gene encoding tungstate ABC transporter substrate-binding protein TupA: protein MKKLILSSLVVASTVFAADSDLVMATTTSTDNTGLLDAIYPVYKAETGVDLKWTAVGTGAALKLGENCDADILFVHSPKVEKEFVEKGFGVERKAVMYNDFVLIADKSIAPKFKGKDIKGSFEMIKAEGIKFFSRGDKSGTDNKEKGIWKKVAGEVPEKDAWYAQTGQGMLATINAAAEQKGVTFTDRGTYIKYEANMKNDPALVIVNEGDDDLKNFYSVIAVNPKHCAKTDVENANKFIEWITGEKGQKFIADFKLMNKPLFTPDAATRK from the coding sequence ATGAAGAAATTAATCCTAAGCTCATTAGTTGTTGCATCTACTGTTTTTGCAGCCGACAGCGACCTTGTGATGGCAACCACAACAAGCACCGATAACACAGGCTTGCTAGATGCTATCTATCCTGTTTATAAGGCTGAAACTGGAGTGGATCTAAAATGGACTGCCGTAGGTACGGGAGCGGCACTTAAACTTGGCGAGAACTGCGATGCAGACATACTTTTCGTGCATTCGCCAAAGGTTGAAAAAGAGTTCGTAGAAAAGGGATTTGGCGTTGAGCGCAAAGCCGTAATGTACAACGACTTTGTTTTGATCGCCGATAAATCAATCGCGCCTAAATTTAAGGGCAAAGACATAAAAGGCTCTTTTGAGATGATTAAGGCTGAAGGCATCAAATTCTTCTCACGCGGCGATAAATCAGGCACCGACAACAAAGAAAAAGGCATCTGGAAAAAAGTCGCAGGCGAAGTTCCTGAGAAAGACGCTTGGTACGCTCAAACAGGTCAGGGCATGCTAGCTACGATAAATGCGGCTGCCGAGCAAAAAGGCGTTACGTTTACGGATCGTGGCACATACATCAAATACGAAGCGAATATGAAAAATGATCCGGCTCTTGTAATCGTAAATGAGGGCGATGACGATCTTAAAAATTTCTACTCTGTAATCGCCGTAAATCCTAAACACTGCGCAAAAACCGACGTAGAAAACGCAAATAAATTTATCGAGTGGATAACAGGCGAGAAAGGGCAAAAATTCATAGCTGACTTTAAGCTTATGAATAAGCCTTTATTTACTCCTGATGCGGCTACTCGTAAATAA
- a CDS encoding IMPACT family protein, with protein sequence MQTISEIYTAKSEIKKSTFLSYLVPLSEFKTVHERLKTEHPKAVHIVWAYRELNKYNQIVENQSDDGEPKGTSGAPSLNALRGANLINAGVFIVRYFGGIKLGTGGLVRAYSSAVNLAINEAKLENFEQKSECLFFVPFALISRFDHFFEKENLSEFEREFNELGAAWSAKFKEDEFKKFYEFANVFEIEGVKFLALPIFANKFTR encoded by the coding sequence ATGCAGACTATATCCGAAATTTACACAGCTAAAAGCGAGATCAAAAAATCTACATTTTTAAGCTATCTTGTGCCGCTTAGCGAGTTTAAAACAGTGCACGAGCGCCTTAAAACCGAGCATCCAAAAGCCGTGCATATAGTCTGGGCCTACCGCGAACTAAATAAATACAATCAAATCGTAGAAAACCAAAGCGATGACGGAGAGCCAAAAGGCACGAGCGGGGCACCTAGCTTAAACGCTTTGCGTGGAGCAAATTTGATAAATGCAGGTGTATTTATAGTGCGCTACTTTGGCGGGATCAAGCTTGGCACGGGCGGGCTTGTGAGGGCTTATAGCTCGGCTGTAAATTTGGCGATAAATGAGGCAAAGCTAGAAAATTTCGAGCAAAAGAGCGAGTGTCTGTTTTTCGTTCCTTTTGCTTTGATCTCAAGGTTTGATCACTTTTTTGAAAAAGAAAATTTGAGCGAATTTGAACGCGAATTTAACGAGCTTGGCGCGGCTTGGAGCGCTAAATTTAAAGAGGATGAGTTTAAGAAATTTTATGAGTTTGCAAATGTTTTTGAGATAGAGGGGGTTAAATTTCTAGCCTTGCCGATCTTTGCAAATAAATTTACAAGATAA
- the tupC gene encoding tungstate ABC transporter ATP-binding protein TupC: MIKLKDVLVSYEKNMVLDVKELELKTDGITALMGNNGSGKSTLIRVISFLQKPNSGYVEIWKESKPGLETLRKISVLFPEPMLLKRSVKQNFEFALKSRNLEREFSQRVGEALELVGLDKSFLDKKNYELSSGQTQRVAFALVLALRSKLNLLDEPTNSVDLATSKLFGKAVEYQREQYKSGFIIASHDEKWLSAIAQDSVFLHRGKVSEFEIKNIFENQNGFLNFGSDVKFSLPQALKNANKIAINPNKIILSKEPFGGGFIGLIHSVSIIYGTYLLAKVKIGDFLIKAVVSSDKFIDNKLVTGENVYFGFSDEAFLDIE; this comes from the coding sequence GTGATAAAGCTTAAAGATGTGCTAGTAAGCTACGAAAAAAATATGGTTTTAGATGTAAAAGAGCTGGAGCTAAAAACTGACGGCATAACCGCTCTTATGGGCAACAACGGAAGCGGCAAAAGCACGCTTATAAGGGTTATCTCCTTTCTTCAAAAGCCAAATTCGGGCTATGTAGAAATTTGGAAAGAGAGTAAGCCCGGTCTAGAAACCCTACGTAAAATTTCAGTGCTTTTTCCAGAGCCAATGCTTCTAAAAAGAAGCGTTAAGCAAAATTTTGAATTTGCTTTAAAAAGTAGAAATTTAGAGCGTGAATTTAGCCAAAGAGTTGGCGAAGCACTTGAGCTTGTGGGGCTTGATAAGAGCTTTTTGGATAAGAAAAACTATGAGCTTAGCTCGGGTCAAACTCAGCGTGTGGCATTTGCGCTCGTGCTTGCTCTGCGCTCAAAGCTAAATTTGCTCGATGAGCCGACAAATAGCGTGGATCTAGCTACTTCAAAGCTATTTGGCAAGGCGGTGGAGTATCAACGCGAGCAGTATAAAAGCGGATTTATAATCGCAAGCCACGACGAAAAATGGCTAAGCGCAATCGCGCAAGATAGCGTGTTTTTACATAGAGGTAAGGTAAGCGAATTTGAGATAAAAAACATATTTGAAAATCAAAACGGCTTTTTAAATTTTGGCTCTGATGTAAAATTTAGCTTGCCGCAAGCTCTAAAAAACGCAAATAAAATCGCAATCAATCCAAATAAAATAATCCTAAGCAAAGAGCCGTTTGGTGGCGGATTTATCGGACTTATACACTCAGTTTCCATCATTTACGGCACATATCTTTTGGCTAAGGTTAAGATCGGAGACTTCTTAATAAAAGCGGTCGTTAGCAGCGATAAATTTATAGATAATAAGCTGGTAACCGGCGAAAATGTCTATTTTGGCTTTAGCGACGAAGCGTTTTTGGATATAGAATAA
- the tupB gene encoding tungstate ABC transporter permease TupB: MDYILEGIISAFHLLLNGDAETYSAIKATLYTSSVSILLAIICGFPIGFVLGFYNFFGRKFLRLLSDTALAIPTVAIGLILYAFISRQGPFGELGLLFTLKAVMLGQFVLAIPIVVSLTASVIENMERKHYLTLMSYRLSGVKLILAVLYELRYSLLVVFATAYGRIVAEVGVAMMIGGNIKWFTRTITTAISLETNKGEFSMGIALALVLIFIAFAVNLTIHQLRRLDK, translated from the coding sequence TTGGATTATATCTTAGAGGGCATTATCTCGGCGTTTCACCTGCTTTTAAACGGCGATGCAGAGACTTATTCAGCGATTAAGGCGACACTTTATACATCAAGCGTATCGATACTACTTGCTATCATTTGCGGATTTCCGATCGGCTTTGTTCTGGGCTTTTACAACTTCTTTGGAAGAAAATTTTTAAGACTTCTAAGCGACACCGCCCTAGCCATACCGACAGTCGCCATCGGACTTATACTTTATGCTTTTATCTCAAGGCAAGGGCCTTTTGGAGAGCTTGGGCTTCTATTTACGCTAAAAGCGGTGATGCTCGGGCAATTTGTACTAGCCATACCTATCGTAGTTTCGCTTACCGCAAGCGTGATAGAAAATATGGAGCGCAAGCACTATCTTACGCTTATGAGCTATCGTTTAAGCGGCGTTAAGCTCATCCTAGCGGTGCTTTATGAGCTTAGATACTCGCTGCTTGTGGTTTTTGCCACAGCTTACGGCAGGATCGTAGCCGAAGTTGGCGTTGCCATGATGATAGGCGGCAACATCAAGTGGTTTACCCGCACGATAACCACAGCGATTTCGCTTGAGACAAACAAGGGCGAATTTTCGATGGGTATCGCGCTTGCTTTAGTGCTCATTTTCATCGCATTTGCCGTAAATTTAACCATCCACCAACTAAGAAGGCTTGACAAGTGA